From a region of the Chthoniobacterales bacterium genome:
- a CDS encoding DUF2721 domain-containing protein, with protein sequence METSLGPLAALSLIVAPAMLTNASAIMGLSSSNRLAIATQRARELARQLEADKTFTGSEADRRLQELDAASRRSQLIVRALRGFYLAMGAFALATLLSLVGAVLEAFDPLGAVRAVELAALAAGVVAFGGLMTGSFHLLRETRIAVQQMETRYTALQMKADEWRRKARG encoded by the coding sequence ATGGAAACATCCCTCGGCCCCTTGGCTGCCCTGTCGCTTATCGTCGCACCGGCCATGCTCACGAATGCCTCGGCCATCATGGGCTTGAGTTCGAGCAACCGTCTTGCCATCGCCACGCAGCGTGCACGCGAACTCGCCCGCCAACTTGAGGCCGATAAAACCTTCACCGGCTCCGAGGCCGACCGCCGCTTGCAGGAACTCGATGCCGCCTCCCGGCGCTCGCAGCTTATCGTGCGCGCCCTGCGCGGATTTTACCTCGCCATGGGTGCCTTCGCCTTGGCCACACTGCTTTCCCTCGTTGGCGCCGTCCTCGAAGCTTTCGACCCGCTCGGCGCCGTGCGGGCGGTGGAACTCGCGGCCCTCGCCGCAGGAGTCGTCGCCTTCGGCGGATTGATGACCGGCTCATTCCACCTCCTCCGCGAAACACGCATCGCCGTGCAGCAGATGGAAACGCGCTACACCGCCCTCCAAATGAAGGCCGACGAGTGGCGCCGCAAAGCCCGCGGATAA
- a CDS encoding alpha/beta hydrolase, with protein MLHVFHPGTSPALLLLHGTGGDENDLIPIGQILRPGAALLSPRGQVLENGQPRFFRRLAPGVFDEDDLIRRTHELADFVEDQSARQHLGNIIAVGYSNGANIATSLLLLRPGLLSGAVLFRAMVPLEPAQPPQLGGVTVLLLAGRRDAMIAQDSTQRLAALLSQAGAKLSLVWRDSGHELTGEDFTLARDWLARDFPA; from the coding sequence ATGCTTCACGTCTTCCACCCCGGAACCTCCCCCGCCCTCCTGCTTTTGCACGGCACGGGAGGCGATGAAAACGATCTCATCCCGATCGGACAAATCCTCCGGCCCGGCGCCGCATTGCTCAGCCCGCGCGGACAAGTCCTCGAAAACGGACAGCCCCGCTTTTTCCGGCGGCTCGCTCCGGGGGTCTTTGACGAGGACGACCTCATCCGGCGCACGCACGAACTGGCCGACTTCGTTGAAGACCAATCCGCCCGCCAGCATCTTGGAAACATCATAGCCGTCGGCTACTCGAACGGCGCGAACATCGCAACTTCGTTGCTGTTGCTGCGTCCGGGCCTTCTCTCCGGCGCGGTTCTTTTCCGCGCGATGGTCCCGCTGGAACCCGCCCAACCGCCGCAACTCGGCGGTGTTACGGTTCTGCTGCTTGCGGGACGTCGCGATGCCATGATCGCGCAAGACAGCACCCAGCGCCTAGCCGCACTTTTGTCACAAGCCGGAGCGAAGCTCTCTCTCGTGTGGCGCGACAGTGGACACGAATTGACCGGCGAAGACTTCACCCTCGCCCGCGACTGGTTGGCCAGAGACTTTCCCGCATAG